A window of Pedococcus badiiscoriae genomic DNA:
GTAGTTCTCCAGGGCGTCTACGGTGTCGGCGTCGAGCCCGGACGAGGTGGCCAGCTCTGTCCTGGTGAGCCGCAGGGATCCCCCCGCCGTCAGCGCGGCGGCGCTGGGGACGTCGGGATCGGGGACCGGGGTCGGCACGGTCGGGCGCGGCATCCCTGCGTCGGTACGTTCGGGGGTCAGGCCCCGGTCCATGGCGTCCAGCGCGGAGGCGATCACCTTGAGCGGCCAGAAGTGGTCGCGCTGCGCGGTGAGGATGTAGCGCAGGCGCTCGACGTCGTGCGCCGCGTACGTGCGGTAGCCCGAAGCCGTGCGGGCCGGCGTGACCAGCCCCTCGGCCTCGAGGAAGCGGATCTTGGAGATCGTGACGTCGGGGAAGTCCTGCTTGAGGGCAGCCAGGACCGCGCCGATCGTCATGGACTGTCGCGCCGTACGGGCACTCACCAGGTGCTTCAGGCCTTGCCGGCGTAGAACACGAGGCGGAACTTGCCGATCTGGACCTCGTCACCCGTCTGCAGCGTGGCCTGGTCGATCCGCTCGCGGTTGACGTAGGTGCCGTTGAGCGAGCCCACGTCGCGCACCACGAACGTGTTGCCCTCGCGGCGGAAGTTGGCGTGCTTGCGTGAGACCGTGACGTCGTCGAGGAAGATGTCGCTGTCAGGGTGTCGCCCCGAGTTGACCTCGTCGTCGTCGAGGAGGAACCGGGCGCCGGTGTTGGGGCCCCGCAGGACGACCAGCAGCGCGGTGCCCGGCCGCAGGGCGTCCACGGTGGCCTGGTCGGCCTTGCTCAGGGCGATCTCGACCTCGGCGCTGGTGTCGACCTGCTCGAGGTCGTGGATGCCGGGCAACCGCATGGTCGTCGGCTCGTGGGACCGCGATGTCTGGTCGTCGTTCTCGGTGCCGCTCATCAGGTCCGCACTCCTCGTGATGGTTCTGTCCGCCCCCTCTAGCAAAGCACACACCCTAGGGGACGCCGGGGTCGTCCGCAGCGAAATCTGCGAACGACGCGTCCCGGCGGGTCAGCCGAGAAGGGCCTGGTATGCCGCCGGGTCGAGCAGGGCGTCGACGGCCGCGGCGTCCGCCGGGCGCAGCTCGTACATCCAGCCCTCGCCGTAGGGGTCGCTGTTGACGAGCTCGGGGGTGGAGTCGAGGGAGTCGTTGACCGCCGTCACCTCACCGGCGAGCGGTGCGTACAGGTCGCTGACCGACTTGGTCGACTCGACCTCGCCACACGCGTCGCCGGCAGCGACGGTGTCGCCCACCGCCGGCAGGCTGACGTAGACCACGTCACCCAGGGAGTCCTGGGCGAACGAGGTGATGCCGATCCGCACCGTGCCGTCGTCGCCCGACCGCACCCACTCGTGCTCCGCCGTGTAACGCAGGTCCTGGGGGTAGTCCAGCTCGCTCATGATGCTCCTCGGTGGGTGGTGGTGGGGACGGACCTGTCGGCGACTGCCGTGCCGGCGGGTCACAGGGCGGGACTGCGGGAGTGCGGGGCTGCGGCACCAGGTACTGCGGGTGAAGAGCTCAGGGAGACGGCGCCGGGACGGGCCGAGCGTAACGAGGCTCGCTCAGACTGTGCAACGCGGTGATCGCGACGTCGTTGGACTGCACGACCGTGATGACCGCACCGTCTCCGCGGACGGACTCGCTCACGCCACCGGGGATGTCCATCGCCGAGGCCATCGTCGCGCTGTCGCCGATGGCCTTGATCACATAGGGCTGGGTGACGCGCTCCCCCCCGATCTCGATCGCGCCGTCTGCGTCGGCGAACCAGGTCTCGGCCACGACGCGCACGTCCCCGATCTGGACGGCCTCGGCTCCGGCGTCGCGCAGCTCCTGGAGGGCGTCGAGCAGCCGGGCCGCGGTGATCTTGTGGTCGGCGTCGCTGATGGTGATGACGACACCCGGGCCGGTGGCCGGCGCCGTGCCGGTGAGGATCCCCAGGGTGTCGAGCCGCTGCTGGGCGGACTTCAGCGCCTCGGCGCTGGAGTCGACCCCCGAGACCAGCTTGTCGCGGCTCACCTCGAGCGCGCGGGTGTCCGCCGCCAGCCGGCTCTGCTCCTGGCTGACGTCGTCGAGGATGCGCACCAGCTCGTCCTCGCGCAGCTGCTCCAGCCCGCTCTGGTTGGTCTGCTGCACCTGGGTCGCGATGGCGAAGCCGAGCACGATCGCCAGGAGGGCGGCGAAGGCGTTGGCCCGGGTCGCCCTCGGGCGCGCCATCCGGAAGAGCGTCCGCCACGACGAGTCCACGGGCTGCGGGGTGCCCGGGGTGCCCGAGCCCGGGAGGCCTGGCCGGTCGGCGGTCATGCCTTGAACAGGTGCCGGCGGATCGAGGCGACGTTGGAGAAGATCCGCACCCCGAGCACGACGACGACGCCGGTGCTGAGCTGCGAGCCCACGCCCAGCTGGTCACCGAGGAAGACGATGAACGCCGCGACCACGACGTTCGCCAGGAAGGACACGACGAACACCTTGTCGTTGAAGATGCCGTCGAGAACCGCCCGGACCGCTCCGAAGACCGCGTCGAGCGCCGCGATGACGGCGATGGGCAGGTAGGGCTGGAGGGCGATCGGCACGTCGGGACCCCAGAGGAGTCCCACCAGCACGCCGCCGATGAGGCCGAGCAGGGGTATCACGGTGAACTCGCAGACGTGGGCGTAGTGGACGGACTGGGCGTAGTGGACGGACTGTGTGAGCTGGGTGAGCTGGAGCCGGTCGGGGCCGGGGCGCTGCTCTGCGGCTTGGGGACCCTCGCCGCACGCACGGTGAAGGACGTGGCGGCCGGCAGGGTGAGCTTGTCCGCGGCGTCAATGGAAACACGGATCCCGTAGTTGTCCTTGAGGGCGCGCGCGTACGCCCCGCCGTCGTTGCCCGCGAACTCGACCTGCAGGCTCGCGGGGTCCCCGATCACGCTGATCGTGTAGGGCCTGGCGAGTGGACGGAAGTTGACCAGGATCGCCTCGCCCGCGAAGCGGATGGCCGACGTGGAGGTCAGCCTCTGGCCGTTGACCGAGATCGCCTCCGCTCCGGCTTCCCAGAGGCCGTTGACGACGATCTGCAGGTCCTTGGAGAAGACCTTGCCGTCGTCCTTCTTCGCGCTCGTGCGTGGGTTCCCGTCGGCACTCGTGCCGCCGCTGCCCGGGGCGTTGTCGAGCACGACCTTGATCCCCTTGCCCGTGACGGGCTCGGCGCCCGCTGCCAGCGTCAGCGTGGCCAGCCGGCTCTTCAGCGACGACCCGTCCTGCCCGAGGGCCTGCGCCTGGAGCTTGTCCAGCTGGGACTGCAGTGCGCGCAGGGCCACCCCCTGCTTCTCGACCGCGGCGCGGCGCGTCTGGATCTGGCTGACCAGGTTGGCCTTGGCAGTGATGGCGGACGACGAGGGGGTACGCAGCGCGACGGCACCCAGGGCGAACAGCAGCCCTGCCACCACGGAGGCCACCACGACGACCGGGGTCTGCGTGCCGGTGCTCGGTGGCAGGCCGGCGGCCTCGCGCTCGGCCGCGGCGGCGGCATACCCGGGGTCCAGGGGCCGTTCCATCATCGAGATGAGCAGGGTCATGGACTCGTCGAGGCGACGTCCCGCGGGGGTGACCGGTGGTGGTTCGTCGCGGTGCGACGTGGGCCTGGTGCTCATCGCGCCGGCACCGGGTGAGCGGCGACCACCTGCCGGGCCTGCACGATGTACATGACCCCGGCGACCCAGTAGAGGACGGTGCCCCACCACGCGAACGCCCAGCCGATCGGCAGGGCCCAGTGGGCGAAGGTGCTCGTCCCCTCGCCGAGCAGGAGCAGGGGGAAGGCGTAGAGCAGGTTGAACGTCGCTGCCTTGCCGACGAAGTGCACCGGCAGGCCGGTCTGGCCGTAGCGCCGGATCCACCACAGGACCGCTGCGAGCAGCACCTCCCGGCTGACCAGGACGCCCACCAGCCACCACGGAATGATGTGGCGCAGGGCCAGCCCGAGCAGGGTGGTGGCGATGTAGAGCCGGTCCGCGAACGGGTCCAGGAGCTGGCCGAGGCGGGACTCCAGCCCGAAGCGACGCGCGATCTTGCCGTCGAGGTAGTCGCTGACGCCGGACAGCATGAGGGTGACGAGCGCGATGATGTCGTGCTCGGCCAGGATGGCCCACAGGAAGATCGGCACGCCCACGAGCCGCAGCACGGAGAGCACGTTGGGCAGGGTAAGCACCCTGTCCGAGACCACGGGCTCGCTCACGAGGCTCCCGCCGTCGCGGCTCCCCCGGTCGTCGCGTGCTGGCACGCAGGCAGCCTAACGGCCGCCCCGTCGTAGAGTTCGCAGGCATGGGCAACCCGATGGTCGACAACCCCCTCCTCGGTCCCGGCCTCGATCGCCTTCGTGAGCGACGCAGCGTGAAGTGGCGGCTGTACGACCCTGACGTGCTGCCCCTGTGGGTCGCCGAGATGGACGTCGTCCCCGCCGAGCCGATCCAGCGGGCGGTCGCGGACGCCATGCAGCGCGGCGACACCGGCTACCCGTGGGCCGCCGACTACGCGGAAGCGCTGTCGTCCTTCGCCTCGCAGAGGTGGGCGTGGAAGCCTGACCCGACGACGATGCACCTCGTCCCCGACGTGATGCTCGGGGTGGTCGAGGTGCTCAAGCTCCTGACCGGCCCGGGGGACGCGGTGGTGGTCAACTCCCCGGTGTACCCGCCGTTCTTCGACTTCGTCAGCCACCTGGGCCGTCGCGTGGTGGAGGCGCCCCTCGACCCGGCGGGCCGGATCGACCTCGCGTCGCTGGAGCAGGCACTCGCGGAGGGCACCCGCGGTGGTGGCCGCGCGGCATACCTGCTGTGCAACCCGCAGAACCCGACCGGAGCGGTGCACACCCCCGAGGAGCTCACGGCCGCCCTCGAGCTGGCGGAGTCCTTCGACGTGCGCGTCGTGGCCGACGAGATCCACGCGCCAGTGGTGCCCGAGGGGGCGATCTTCACGTCAGTGGCCTCGCTGGCGGCCGGGTCCAGGTCGATCGCGCTCATGTCCGCCTCGAAGGCGTTCAACCTGGCCGGGCTCAAGGCTGCGGTGGCAGTGCCGGGACCGGACGCCACCGACGACCTGACCCGGATGCCCGAGGAGGTGTCGCACGGGGCCAGCCACCTCGGGGTGATCGCGCACCGCGCCGCCTACCTGGAGGGTGGGCCGTGGCTGGATGCCCTGCTGAGGGGGCTCGACGAGAACCGCCGCTTGGTCGCCGCCCTGCTCTCGGAGCACCTGCCCGAAGTCGGCTACCGCGTGCCACAGGGCACCTTCCTGGCCTGGCTGGACTTCAGCGCGCTGGGGCTCGGCGACGATCCGGCAACCGTGCTGCGCGAACGCGCCAGGGTGGCCCTGCACCCCGGTCCCGGGTTCGGCGCGGGGGGTGCCGGTCACGCGCGGCTGAACTTCGGCACCTCCCCCGACATCCTGCGCGAGGCCATCCGTCGGATCTCCGCCGTCGTCTGACCGCTGTCTCTAACCCGCTTCCGTTCGGGCCTTGGTCTGCACCATCTCGACGGCCTTGGCAATGCGTCGGCGGCGCGTCTCGGGAGTCCTGGCGTCGTTGATGGCGTCGACGTGCGCCCGCTGGTGGCTGTACGACTGTCGGGCGAAGGCCGCCCGTGCCTCGGGGACCACCTCCAACGCTGCGGCGAGGTCCTCGGGCACCTCGACCTCGCGCGGCGCTGTGTCGAGCTCGAGGCCCACCTCGACGACGTCCCCGCCACTGACTCCGGTGAGGGCACGGTTCTGCGCGCTGACGCCGACCATGTAGGTCCCGTTCATCACGGCGATGCTGCTGCGATACGTCGCGCCGTTGATCGTGACGCTCACCTTGGGACGGCGACCTCCCCCGAGGGCGTCGACCACCTCCGGTGGCACCTCGATGCCCGTCGCCGTCCTGCCTGCCTGCTGGACCTGCGCCGTGAACTTCATGACCGCGAGGGTATGCCGCGTGGCAGAGTGGGCGCCATGGCTGCAGGTGCGGGCTTCGAGGGCTTCCCGGACTGGGGTGTGCGCTTCTACCAGGAGCTGGAGGACAACAACACCAAGGAGTTCTGGGCGGCCAACAAGGCGCAGTGGGAGCGAGACGTGCGCGAGCCGATGCTGACGCTCGTTGACGCGCTCGCGGACGAGTTCGGCCCGGCGAAGCTGTTCCGGCCGAACCGCGACATCCGGTTCAGCGCCGACAAGTCGCCCTACAAGACCCACCAGGGTGCGATCGTTGGTCATGACGCGGGGGTGGGGTACTACGTGCAGCTCAGCGGTGACGGACTGGCGGTCGGGGGCGGATTCCGCACCCACTCCCCCGCCCAGACGGAGTCGTTCCGCAGGGCGATCGCGGCTGAGGGCTCCGGCGTCGAGCTCGAGGGCATCGTGACCGAGCTCGCCCGGGCGGGCTTCGGGCTGGAGGGCGACATCCTCAAGACCCGTCCCAAGGGCTACGACGCCGACCACCCTCGGCTGGAGCTGTTGCGGCGCAAGGAGATCATGGCGCTCCAGCGGGTGGGCTCGCCGGACTGGCTGGCGACACCTGCTGCCCTGGACCACATCCGGTCGTCGTGGGAGGCGATCCGCCCGCTGACGGAGTGGGTCGTCGCCCACGTGCCCATGGAGCAGCCCCGCGGGGTGACGCGATGAGCTTCCAGGTGCCGGCGCAG
This region includes:
- a CDS encoding YdeI/OmpD-associated family protein, with the protein product MKFTAQVQQAGRTATGIEVPPEVVDALGGGRRPKVSVTINGATYRSSIAVMNGTYMVGVSAQNRALTGVSGGDVVEVGLELDTAPREVEVPEDLAAALEVVPEARAAFARQSYSHQRAHVDAINDARTPETRRRRIAKAVEMVQTKARTEAG
- a CDS encoding DUF881 domain-containing protein, whose product is MSTRPTSHRDEPPPVTPAGRRLDESMTLLISMMERPLDPGYAAAAAEREAAGLPPSTGTQTPVVVVASVVAGLLFALGAVALRTPSSSAITAKANLVSQIQTRRAAVEKQGVALRALQSQLDKLQAQALGQDGSSLKSRLATLTLAAGAEPVTGKGIKVVLDNAPGSGGTSADGNPRTSAKKDDGKVFSKDLQIVVNGLWEAGAEAISVNGQRLTSTSAIRFAGEAILVNFRPLARPYTISVIGDPASLQVEFAGNDGGAYARALKDNYGIRVSIDAADKLTLPAATSFTVRAARVPKPQSSAPAPTGSSSPSSHSPSTTPSPSTTPTSASSP
- a CDS encoding MalY/PatB family protein, whose protein sequence is MGNPMVDNPLLGPGLDRLRERRSVKWRLYDPDVLPLWVAEMDVVPAEPIQRAVADAMQRGDTGYPWAADYAEALSSFASQRWAWKPDPTTMHLVPDVMLGVVEVLKLLTGPGDAVVVNSPVYPPFFDFVSHLGRRVVEAPLDPAGRIDLASLEQALAEGTRGGGRAAYLLCNPQNPTGAVHTPEELTAALELAESFDVRVVADEIHAPVVPEGAIFTSVASLAAGSRSIALMSASKAFNLAGLKAAVAVPGPDATDDLTRMPEEVSHGASHLGVIAHRAAYLEGGPWLDALLRGLDENRRLVAALLSEHLPEVGYRVPQGTFLAWLDFSALGLGDDPATVLRERARVALHPGPGFGAGGAGHARLNFGTSPDILREAIRRISAVV
- a CDS encoding MerR family transcriptional regulator; this translates as MSARTARQSMTIGAVLAALKQDFPDVTISKIRFLEAEGLVTPARTASGYRTYAAHDVERLRYILTAQRDHFWPLKVIASALDAMDRGLTPERTDAGMPRPTVPTPVPDPDVPSAAALTAGGSLRLTRTELATSSGLDADTVDALENYGLVHPDATGHFGDAALTVAHTVAALAAYGLEPRHLRPFRTAADREIGLVQQVVTPHRSTTAKSARGGPRTDPTGEVLRLCIALHAALVRDGLQRG
- a CDS encoding DUF881 domain-containing protein, with the protein product MTADRPGLPGSGTPGTPQPVDSSWRTLFRMARPRATRANAFAALLAIVLGFAIATQVQQTNQSGLEQLREDELVRILDDVSQEQSRLAADTRALEVSRDKLVSGVDSSAEALKSAQQRLDTLGILTGTAPATGPGVVITISDADHKITAARLLDALQELRDAGAEAVQIGDVRVVAETWFADADGAIEIGGERVTQPYVIKAIGDSATMASAMDIPGGVSESVRGDGAVITVVQSNDVAITALHSLSEPRYARPVPAPSP
- a CDS encoding CDP-alcohol phosphatidyltransferase family protein, encoding MPARDDRGSRDGGSLVSEPVVSDRVLTLPNVLSVLRLVGVPIFLWAILAEHDIIALVTLMLSGVSDYLDGKIARRFGLESRLGQLLDPFADRLYIATTLLGLALRHIIPWWLVGVLVSREVLLAAVLWWIRRYGQTGLPVHFVGKAATFNLLYAFPLLLLGEGTSTFAHWALPIGWAFAWWGTVLYWVAGVMYIVQARQVVAAHPVPAR
- the gcvH gene encoding glycine cleavage system protein GcvH: MSELDYPQDLRYTAEHEWVRSGDDGTVRIGITSFAQDSLGDVVYVSLPAVGDTVAAGDACGEVESTKSVSDLYAPLAGEVTAVNDSLDSTPELVNSDPYGEGWMYELRPADAAAVDALLDPAAYQALLG
- a CDS encoding FHA domain-containing protein, producing the protein MSGTENDDQTSRSHEPTTMRLPGIHDLEQVDTSAEVEIALSKADQATVDALRPGTALLVVLRGPNTGARFLLDDDEVNSGRHPDSDIFLDDVTVSRKHANFRREGNTFVVRDVGSLNGTYVNRERIDQATLQTGDEVQIGKFRLVFYAGKA
- a CDS encoding DUF1290 domain-containing protein, translated to MIPLLGLIGGVLVGLLWGPDVPIALQPYLPIAVIAALDAVFGAVRAVLDGIFNDKVFVVSFLANVVVAAFIVFLGDQLGVGSQLSTGVVVVLGVRIFSNVASIRRHLFKA
- a CDS encoding DUF2461 domain-containing protein; the encoded protein is MAAGAGFEGFPDWGVRFYQELEDNNTKEFWAANKAQWERDVREPMLTLVDALADEFGPAKLFRPNRDIRFSADKSPYKTHQGAIVGHDAGVGYYVQLSGDGLAVGGGFRTHSPAQTESFRRAIAAEGSGVELEGIVTELARAGFGLEGDILKTRPKGYDADHPRLELLRRKEIMALQRVGSPDWLATPAALDHIRSSWEAIRPLTEWVVAHVPMEQPRGVTR